In a single window of the uncultured Dysgonomonas sp. genome:
- a CDS encoding ketoacyl-ACP synthase III, protein MYINATGYYIPPTRVTNDYFTEVNGLTSDWILQRTGIRSRSRATEKETMNYMCAEAVNNALGKLPYNINEVDLIIFASYTPSDTIATAGHYIQREYNISDAKVFYVSSACSSAINAMEIIYSFFSSQIASKALLICADRNSTYSDDTDCMSGHLWGDGAVAYFFSDTAQSPKDPHIIDITTQGLGHVGLGPQGVHLTPANGGLQMPHGKDVFMYACNYISQNTKEIVENSGYSLDRLTYFIGHQANMRILKNVTRQLDLSDEVILSNIEELGNTGSASALLVYAQNTDKFRSGDLVCISVFGGGYSAGACLLTMP, encoded by the coding sequence ATGTATATTAATGCAACAGGGTATTATATCCCACCCACAAGAGTTACTAATGATTACTTCACAGAAGTGAACGGTCTTACAAGTGACTGGATTTTGCAAAGAACCGGTATACGCTCACGTTCGAGAGCTACCGAGAAAGAAACAATGAACTATATGTGCGCAGAAGCTGTGAATAATGCTTTGGGTAAACTGCCATACAATATCAATGAAGTAGATCTGATCATATTTGCTTCGTATACACCATCCGATACAATTGCTACGGCCGGACATTATATTCAACGGGAATATAACATATCCGATGCTAAAGTATTTTATGTATCATCGGCCTGTTCGTCTGCAATTAATGCGATGGAAATTATATACTCGTTTTTCTCGTCACAAATAGCAAGTAAGGCTTTGTTAATTTGTGCCGACCGGAATTCGACCTATTCGGATGATACCGATTGCATGTCGGGGCATCTGTGGGGAGATGGAGCAGTTGCATATTTCTTCTCCGACACAGCACAAAGCCCCAAGGATCCTCATATTATTGATATTACAACTCAGGGACTGGGGCATGTCGGATTAGGGCCGCAAGGAGTTCACCTTACTCCTGCTAATGGCGGGCTACAAATGCCACACGGAAAAGATGTATTTATGTATGCTTGTAACTACATCTCACAAAATACGAAAGAAATAGTGGAGAATAGCGGATACTCTCTCGACAGGTTAACTTATTTCATCGGCCATCAGGCTAACATGAGAATATTGAAAAATGTAACCAGACAGCTCGATCTGAGTGACGAGGTAATATTATCCAATATAGAAGAATTAGGCAATACAGGCTCTGCCAGCGCTTTGTTGGTATATGCTCAGAATACAGATAAGTTCCGGTCGGGAGACTTGGTATGTATATCGGTGTTCGGTGGAGGATATTCTGCTGGTGCCTGCTTATTAACGATGCCTTAA
- a CDS encoding lipopolysaccharide kinase InaA family protein, protein MKLSINPKYNGLSEFIYSIPEIFSQEGEMVYNARNTIKLFRINGFMVNVKSFKRPILINRFVYKYIRKSKAERSFNNALYVLDKGINTPEPIAYIDICKNRLLSESYYISIHEEVQGTMKEVYKQTEEESKGLIQAFTMFTAEIHKKGIFHKDYSPGNILYKTTEEGYQFYLVDLNRMSFKNIRLLDSCRSFKRIKANDNTLDYIGEEYSKIRKYDEKICQKLIHLYNRRFWKKYLLRHPECENQY, encoded by the coding sequence ATGAAACTATCCATCAATCCTAAATATAACGGGCTTTCGGAATTTATATATTCGATCCCTGAGATTTTTTCTCAGGAAGGAGAGATGGTATATAATGCACGCAATACAATCAAGTTGTTCCGGATAAATGGTTTTATGGTAAATGTAAAATCCTTTAAAAGACCCATACTGATCAATCGTTTTGTATATAAATATATAAGAAAGTCTAAGGCTGAAAGATCTTTCAATAATGCCTTATACGTTCTCGATAAGGGAATCAATACACCTGAACCCATCGCATATATAGATATATGCAAAAACAGGTTGTTGTCGGAGTCGTACTATATTTCCATACACGAGGAGGTGCAAGGTACGATGAAAGAAGTGTATAAACAAACAGAGGAAGAAAGTAAGGGATTGATACAGGCCTTTACGATGTTCACAGCCGAAATACATAAAAAAGGAATATTTCATAAAGATTATTCGCCTGGCAATATCCTTTATAAAACAACCGAAGAAGGCTATCAGTTTTATCTGGTAGACCTCAACCGGATGTCGTTCAAAAACATCAGATTGCTGGATAGTTGCAGAAGCTTCAAACGCATCAAAGCCAATGATAATACACTGGATTATATTGGTGAAGAATATTCAAAAATCCGTAAATATGATGAAAAAATATGCCAAAAACTAATACATCTGTATAACAGGCGTTTTTGGAAAAAATATTTGCTGCGTCATCCCGAATGTGAAAACCAATATTGA
- a CDS encoding thioredoxin family protein encodes MKTFKLQTWHFGLMLIILSIATNIMGTWAVNSIPNNVEDSRFVELNDKTFEEAISTGAGFVLFYKENSDLCDKMEYNLNQLPVDDREKINYYKVNITEFAALEAEYRISGVPSILVFKEGKERERILGVIPESNLKIIYNRVTK; translated from the coding sequence ATGAAAACTTTTAAACTTCAGACATGGCATTTCGGATTGATGCTTATAATATTAAGCATAGCTACGAATATTATGGGGACCTGGGCAGTAAACAGTATTCCGAATAATGTTGAAGATAGCCGCTTTGTAGAACTGAATGATAAAACATTTGAAGAAGCAATCAGTACAGGTGCCGGATTTGTTCTTTTTTACAAAGAAAATTCAGATTTGTGTGACAAAATGGAGTATAATCTCAACCAATTACCTGTAGATGATAGAGAAAAAATTAATTATTATAAAGTAAATATTACTGAATTTGCCGCTCTGGAAGCAGAGTATCGTATATCAGGGGTTCCGAGTATACTGGTATTCAAAGAAGGAAAAGAGAGAGAACGGATTTTGGGAGTTATACCAGAATCTAATTTAAAAATCATTTACAACAGAGTTACAAAATGA
- a CDS encoding phospholipase A, whose amino-acid sequence MRKIYLFILLAIISVSLSAQDDLLYANDSIREQYTVAMRDPNIFKPRHFEISESEAIKMADRMPSFAVYKDTYFVTGVPLNEEITNSSADASFQISIRQRLTKSVLPFKTFAYLTYTQRSFWDIYAESSPFRDTNYNPGLGLGKYIFHDKKLVGAMFAQLKHESNGRDGEDSRSWNYLSISMKYYFNARFNLSGEFWVPYVDGGNNKDLIDYRGLGYLSINYISDKHKWWLSADLNPKKGFGNINTTLTASFRISEKANQYIFARFFHGYGESLLDYDKYSMNIRVGICIKPDFYSLF is encoded by the coding sequence ATGCGAAAAATCTATTTATTTATTTTATTAGCAATAATATCTGTCTCTCTATCAGCTCAGGACGATTTGCTGTATGCTAATGACAGTATCAGGGAGCAATACACAGTAGCCATGCGGGATCCCAATATATTCAAACCCAGACATTTTGAAATATCGGAAAGTGAAGCTATAAAAATGGCCGACCGGATGCCTTCGTTTGCAGTATATAAAGATACATACTTTGTAACAGGTGTACCGTTGAATGAGGAAATTACAAACAGTTCGGCCGATGCCAGTTTTCAGATAAGTATAAGGCAGCGTCTGACAAAGAGTGTACTTCCGTTCAAAACATTTGCTTACCTGACATATACCCAGAGATCGTTTTGGGATATATATGCTGAATCCAGTCCTTTCAGGGATACAAATTATAACCCGGGTTTGGGTTTGGGGAAATATATATTTCATGATAAAAAGCTGGTGGGAGCAATGTTTGCCCAACTGAAGCATGAATCGAACGGGCGCGACGGGGAAGATTCGCGTAGCTGGAATTATTTAAGCATATCCATGAAATATTATTTCAACGCACGCTTCAATTTGTCCGGTGAATTTTGGGTACCTTATGTGGATGGGGGCAATAATAAAGATCTGATCGACTATAGGGGATTAGGCTACCTGTCGATAAACTATATAAGCGATAAGCATAAATGGTGGTTATCTGCAGATTTAAATCCTAAAAAAGGATTTGGGAATATCAATACAACACTCACGGCAAGTTTCAGGATTTCCGAGAAAGCGAACCAGTATATTTTTGCCCGTTTCTTTCATGGATATGGTGAGAGTTTGCTGGATTATGATAAATATTCGATGAATATCCGGGTGGGAATATGTATTAAACCTGATTTTTACAGTCTTTTCTAG
- a CDS encoding TetR/AcrR family transcriptional regulator, with product MKYSREYILRRAFDVFMNKGYDSASIFVLQEELGMSRGAMYRYFKNKEELFFAVIDEYFFKIFDKMLNGIKGDITLPELIEAMHRRQKTVTNAFMRAGVTHTVFLNYTALIIQAAKHYPDFVNRFRFIYGRLIDHWRNALLKSIEIKEVRADIDVEIMCILFNNTGVKETSDQACDESQFVTNVVKDMERRKEVMDYLYCLIKA from the coding sequence ATGAAGTACAGCAGAGAATATATATTAAGACGAGCCTTCGACGTTTTTATGAATAAGGGGTATGATAGTGCATCAATTTTCGTTCTACAAGAGGAATTGGGAATGTCTCGTGGAGCTATGTACCGATATTTTAAGAATAAAGAGGAGCTGTTCTTTGCTGTTATTGACGAGTATTTCTTTAAAATATTCGACAAAATGCTTAATGGTATCAAAGGGGATATTACATTACCCGAATTGATTGAAGCCATGCATAGACGTCAAAAAACCGTAACAAATGCGTTTATGAGAGCCGGTGTTACGCATACTGTTTTTCTGAATTACACGGCTTTAATAATACAAGCAGCGAAACATTATCCGGATTTTGTCAATCGCTTTAGGTTTATCTATGGGCGTTTGATCGATCATTGGCGCAATGCTCTGCTTAAGAGTATAGAAATCAAGGAGGTGAGAGCTGATATTGACGTTGAGATAATGTGCATATTATTTAATAATACGGGTGTAAAGGAAACTTCGGACCAGGCTTGTGACGAATCCCAGTTTGTGACAAATGTGGTAAAAGATATGGAAAGAAGAAAAGAAGTGATGGATTATTTATATTGTTTAATCAAAGCTTAA
- a CDS encoding ribonuclease H family protein — protein MAKKNFYVVWNGVTPGVYSSWNEAKAQIEGYEGAIYKSFPTKEEAEKAYNDNPWLYIGKNAEKKKISIHNIPEIIKNSLSVDAACSGNPGLLEYRGVYVQTGEQVFHQGPFEKGTNNIGEFLALVHGLALLKQKKFKIPIYSDSANAIKWVKEKKCKTKLERLPENESLFYMIERAEKWLRDNTYTTQIIKWKTDEWGEIPADFGRK, from the coding sequence GTGGCAAAGAAAAATTTTTATGTAGTATGGAATGGCGTAACTCCCGGGGTGTACTCGTCATGGAATGAGGCGAAAGCACAAATAGAAGGGTATGAGGGCGCTATTTATAAATCTTTCCCAACCAAAGAGGAAGCCGAAAAAGCATATAACGATAATCCATGGCTATATATAGGCAAAAATGCAGAAAAGAAGAAAATATCCATTCATAATATACCCGAAATCATAAAAAACAGCTTGTCTGTGGATGCCGCTTGCAGCGGAAACCCCGGCCTATTGGAATACAGAGGTGTGTATGTGCAGACCGGAGAGCAGGTATTTCATCAGGGACCGTTTGAGAAAGGAACAAATAATATAGGTGAATTCCTTGCTCTGGTACATGGCTTGGCTTTGCTAAAACAGAAGAAATTTAAAATCCCAATCTATTCGGATAGCGCTAATGCCATAAAGTGGGTGAAAGAAAAAAAGTGCAAAACAAAATTGGAAAGACTACCCGAAAATGAATCTTTATTCTACATGATAGAACGTGCCGAGAAATGGCTCCGGGACAATACATACACTACTCAAATAATAAAGTGGAAAACGGACGAATGGGGTGAAATCCCTGCCGATTTCGGACGAAAATAA
- a CDS encoding phospho-sugar mutase, with the protein MESNDLLMQVTAKAKTWLSDKYDEETRKEVQALLDKEDKTELIEAFYKDLEFGTGGLRGIMGVGTNRVNIYTIGAATQGLTNYLLKEFSSLKQIKVVIGHDCRNNSRKYAEISADIFSASGIKAYLFEDLRPTPEVSYAIRKLGCQSGIMITASHNPKAYNGYKAYWEDGAQVIPPHDKNIIAEVNRVNVENIKFKGNKSLIEILGKDMDEAYIKELKTILLSSDAIKRHSGIGIVYTPLHGTGFTVIPQALKASGFTNIINVPEQDVLSGDFPTVVSPNPEDPAAMALAVKKAEETNAELVFATDPDADRFGAGIRNDKGEFILLNGNQTMLILIYYIITRKRELGQLTGKEYTVRTIVTSALTQVVSEKNGVEMFECYTGFKWIAAIMRELEGKRQYIGGGEESYGFLAEDFVRDKDSVSAAMLFGEIAAWAKDNGKTLYEMLQDIYVEYGFSKEKGISVTKEGRSGAEEIEAMMKNFRENPIKQIAGSKVTLIKDFVTLKAQDLAINEEYTLEMPTTSNVLQYFTEDGTKISIRPSGTEPKIKFYIEVKAKLKSRADYDAVDASTEKKIEQVCKDLGI; encoded by the coding sequence ATGGAAAGTAATGATTTGCTAATGCAAGTGACAGCCAAAGCCAAAACATGGCTATCAGACAAATACGATGAAGAGACGAGAAAAGAAGTGCAAGCATTATTAGACAAAGAGGATAAAACAGAGTTGATAGAGGCTTTCTACAAAGACCTTGAATTCGGAACAGGTGGTCTTCGTGGTATTATGGGAGTCGGTACCAACAGAGTTAACATATATACTATAGGAGCAGCTACGCAAGGTCTGACCAACTATCTGCTGAAAGAATTTTCTTCACTAAAACAGATAAAAGTAGTTATCGGACACGATTGTCGTAATAATAGCCGGAAATATGCCGAAATATCTGCAGACATATTTTCTGCAAGCGGAATCAAAGCATATTTGTTTGAAGATCTGCGCCCTACGCCAGAAGTATCATATGCCATCCGGAAACTGGGTTGCCAAAGTGGTATTATGATCACAGCATCTCACAACCCGAAAGCATATAACGGATATAAAGCATACTGGGAAGACGGTGCACAGGTTATACCTCCGCATGACAAAAACATCATTGCTGAAGTAAACCGTGTAAATGTTGAGAATATCAAATTTAAAGGAAACAAAAGCCTGATAGAAATATTAGGTAAAGATATGGATGAGGCATACATAAAAGAGCTGAAGACTATATTACTTTCATCGGATGCCATCAAACGTCACAGCGGAATCGGTATCGTATACACTCCATTACACGGGACAGGATTTACAGTAATCCCGCAAGCTCTGAAAGCGTCCGGGTTTACAAACATTATTAATGTACCGGAACAAGATGTATTGAGCGGTGATTTCCCTACTGTTGTATCTCCAAATCCTGAAGATCCGGCTGCAATGGCTCTTGCCGTGAAAAAAGCTGAGGAAACAAATGCAGAGCTGGTATTTGCGACAGACCCCGACGCTGACCGCTTCGGAGCAGGTATCCGCAACGATAAAGGAGAATTTATCCTGCTGAACGGAAACCAGACAATGCTGATTCTTATCTATTATATTATTACCCGTAAAAGAGAACTCGGACAACTTACCGGAAAGGAATATACTGTGCGTACAATTGTAACCAGTGCCCTAACTCAGGTAGTGTCGGAGAAAAACGGTGTAGAAATGTTTGAGTGCTATACAGGATTCAAATGGATTGCCGCTATTATGCGCGAACTAGAAGGTAAGCGTCAATATATAGGAGGAGGAGAAGAAAGCTATGGTTTCCTTGCCGAAGACTTTGTGCGCGATAAGGATTCCGTATCGGCAGCTATGCTCTTCGGTGAAATTGCAGCGTGGGCAAAGGACAATGGAAAAACGTTGTACGAAATGCTTCAGGATATCTATGTAGAATACGGATTCTCTAAGGAAAAGGGAATTTCGGTAACTAAGGAAGGACGTAGTGGTGCCGAGGAAATAGAAGCTATGATGAAAAACTTCAGAGAAAACCCGATCAAACAGATTGCAGGCTCTAAGGTGACGCTCATTAAAGACTTTGTAACCCTAAAAGCTCAGGATTTGGCTATCAATGAAGAATACACATTGGAAATGCCTACCACATCAAACGTATTGCAATACTTTACCGAAGACGGAACAAAAATATCTATCCGTCCTTCCGGTACAGAACCCAAAATTAAGTTCTACATAGAAGTTAAAGCAAAACTGAAATCCAGAGCTGACTACGATGCCGTAGATGCCAGTACAGAGAAGAAGATAGAACAAGTCTGTAAAGACCTGGGAATCTAA
- a CDS encoding MarR family winged helix-turn-helix transcriptional regulator, translating to MEVNCKLGNPNEEVGYLIWRVSKYWQRGKHKVLDEFGLTSSQMELLGAIYHMSRQQKEATQIVLSQETEIDPMTTSTILRNLERKGLISRRESVTDTRARIVELTEEGKELFEKAIAKVKSGQELLFKNIDVEVLKTQLSILLQEMDRLSKSNN from the coding sequence ATGGAAGTAAACTGCAAATTAGGGAATCCAAATGAGGAGGTGGGATATCTAATCTGGCGTGTTTCCAAATACTGGCAAAGAGGTAAACACAAAGTATTGGATGAATTTGGACTAACATCATCACAGATGGAATTATTAGGAGCTATATATCATATGTCGAGGCAACAAAAAGAAGCCACACAAATCGTTTTATCGCAAGAAACGGAAATAGATCCTATGACTACTTCCACAATATTAAGAAATCTTGAAAGAAAGGGATTGATAAGCAGACGGGAAAGCGTAACCGATACAAGGGCGCGCATTGTAGAACTTACCGAAGAGGGAAAGGAACTTTTCGAGAAAGCAATAGCCAAAGTAAAAAGCGGACAAGAGCTTCTATTCAAAAATATAGATGTAGAAGTATTAAAGACACAATTAAGTATCCTTTTACAGGAAATGGACAGATTAAGTAAATCAAACAACTAA